From Nitrospinaceae bacterium:
GGGGTCCATCAAGACGAATGTGGACTCGGGTGCCTTCCAGGCCGTTCAGGAGGCTGCCATCCACGCCCTTGAGGCTGATCAGGCCTGTGTCGAGGATATGTGCCGGACCTACCAATGCCGGCGCGATGTAATTCTCGAGGGACTTGCTAAATTAGGTCTCAAGGCGAATACCCCGAAGGCTACTTTTTATGTCTGGATCTCCTGCCCGGACGGATACACCTCGTCCGAGTTTACTGGCCATCTTCTTAAAAAATGCGGGATTGTCACGACACCCGGCAACGGATTTGGTCCCTCGGGTGAGGGTTTTGTTCGTATGGCGCTTACTGTTCCCGAGGACCGAATTCGTGAGGCGTTAGCCCGGATTGAAAAGGCTGGTTTTTGAGCCTTGAGGCGCGCGCGTTTCTCTCTCTGGGCGCGAATCAAGATGAGCCTGTTGAGCAGATTAAAAGGGCTGTCGAGCATTTAAAAGAAAATGAGGGTCTTCGCCTCTGTGGTGTATCCTCATTTTATCTGACCGAACCCGTTGGCCCTGTCGAGCAAAATTCCTTTGTCAACGCTGTGTCCGAATGGAGAGTGCGCCTTTCTCCCGAAGCCCTCCTTGCCGCCATCCTGTCGGTGGAAGAGGTAATGGGCCGCACAAGGTCGCTTCGTTGGGGCCCCCGCCTGATTGATATCGACCTGTTGTTGTATGAGGATCGAAACATCGAAACACTGAGTTTCACGGTGCCACATGCCCGAATGCACGAGAGGCGTTTTGTGCTTGAGCCGTTGGTGGAGCTTGCGCCGGAGGTGGTTCATCCTAAGATAGGAAAATCGGCGGGCGAGCTTTTGTCATCTCTTCCCCGTGAAGGTGGCTGGGTGAAGCGGATGCCGGACAACTGGGATTGAAAAACAACGCGCTTTTCCGCCCTTTGTCATGTAGGATAATTTCAATTAGCCTTGAATTAGGTTATCTGGGAATATCTGCATTGTCCGCCGTAGCAAAGGGGTTTTAAGCCCCTGGGTTGAATTCATGGACATCGTCGATTCTCCGGCTAAGATGAGAACTCTCGCAGGTACCTTGCGAGCCAAATGCGGGACGCTAGGCCTGGTCCCTACTATGGGCGCTCTCCATGAAGGGCATACCAGCCTGATTGCCAGCGCGGTGTCTGAATGTGCCTCGGTCGTTGTAAGCATCTTTGTGAACCCGGCCCAATTTGCCCCCACCGAAGATCTTGATACTTATCCCCGGACATTTGAATTGGATTTAGAGGTTTGTCGCTCCAGGGGGGTGGCTGCGGTTTATGCGCCGACCCCGGAGGCGATGTATCAAGATGG
This genomic window contains:
- the folK gene encoding 2-amino-4-hydroxy-6-hydroxymethyldihydropteridine diphosphokinase is translated as MGANQDEPVEQIKRAVEHLKENEGLRLCGVSSFYLTEPVGPVEQNSFVNAVSEWRVRLSPEALLAAILSVEEVMGRTRSLRWGPRLIDIDLLLYEDRNIETLSFTVPHARMHERRFVLEPLVELAPEVVHPKIGKSAGELLSSLPREGGWVKRMPDNWD
- a CDS encoding pantoate--beta-alanine ligase yields the protein MDIVDSPAKMRTLAGTLRAKCGTLGLVPTMGALHEGHTSLIASAVSECASVVVSIFVNPAQFAPTEDLDTYPRTFELDLEVCRSRGVAAVYAPTPEAMYQDGFDTWIEVPSMSAGLCGLHRPGHFRGVVTIVAKLFNACKPDRAYFGEKDF